One Variibacter gotjawalensis genomic window, CTCAACGCGTACATCGCGCACAAGTTCGCCGGCCAGGAACTCGAGCCGGGTCTGAAAGAAGGCGCCTTCTACGATCCGACCAACTTCACGTTCCCCGCCGGCTGCCACATCTGCGAAGTGGAGATCGATCCGGACACCGGCGAAGTGAAGATCGAGAAGTTCGTCGCCGTCGACGACTTCGGCACCATCATCAATCCGATGATCGTCGAAGGCCAAGTCCACGGCGGCATTGCGCAGGGCGTCGGCCAAGCGCTGCATGAGGGCGCGGTCTATAATAAAGAAGGCCAGCTGCTCTCCGGCTCGTTCATGGACTACGCGATGCCGCGCGCGCATCACCTCCCGTCATTCGATGTCGGCGTGACGACGACGAAGTGTCCGTCGAACCCGCTGGGCATGAAGGGCTGCGGCGAGGCGGGTGCTATCGGCTCGCCGCCTGCCGTCATCAACGCAATTACTGACGCGGTCGGGCACGAAGACGTGCCGATGCCCGCGACATCTCATACGGTTTGGAAAGCCGCGCAGAAGGCCGTGCGCAAACAAGCCGCCGAATAGGAATAAGCTGCGGGGCTCCGGTGGAGCGCCGCGAAGAGGAAGGTTGGAGAACCATGTATCCATTCAAAGTCCAGCGCCCGACGACGGTTCGTCAAGCCGCCGGTGCGCTCGCCAAGGTCGAGGACGCTAAGCTGCTCGCCGGGGGACACTCGCTGATCCCGGTGCTGAAGCTTCGGCTCAACTCGCCGTCCGTGCTCGTCGATCTTTCGCAGATCCCGGACCTCGCCGGCATCGAGCTTAAGGGCCGCAACATCGTCATCGGCGCGATGACGCGCCATAAGGACGTCGCGAACTCGAAGCTCGTGCTGGAGAACCTCCCGGCGCTCGCTTTTGTCCCGGGCGCGATCGGTGACCCCCATGTGCGCAACCGCGGCACGATCGGCGGCTCGGTCGCCAACAACGACCCGAACGCCGACTATCCTGCGGCCTGCCTCGGCCTTGGCGCGACGATCATCACCAACAAGCGCAAGATCAAAGCCGACGAGTTCTTCACCGGCATGTTCGAGACGGCGCTCGAGCCGGGTGAGATCATCACCAAAATCTCGTTCCCGATCGCCAAGAAGGCCGGCTACGAGAAGTTCAAGCACCCGGCCTCGGGCTTCGCCCTGGTCGGCGTGTTCGTTGCCAAGATGCCGTCCGAGGTCCGGGTCGCCGTTACCGGAGCGGGCGCCAACGGCGTCTTCCGCGTGCCGGAGTTTGAGGCTGCATTGAAGTCGCGGTTCAACCCGAAGGCGCTGGAAGGCCTGGCCGTCTCGCCCGACGGCATGTCGAGCGACATCCACGCCGGCGCCGAATATCGCGCCCACCTGGTTGGCGTGATGGCCCGCCGCGCGACCCAAAAGGCACTCGGCAAGTAGGCCAATCGCCGGTCAATCCCCGGCCAATCACTGAATCAATGGCCGCTCCAATGGGGCGGCCATTTTATTGCGTTGCGGAAACAGTCTTGGTCGAAAAAAGGCGAAAATTCGCAAAACTGCCTGAACCTAGCGACGGATCGTCGCGACTACCGAGTATCCAAACCTTAAAACCTCGGGAGTTCAGGCCAATGTTCAAGAAAATGATGTTCGCAGTCGTCGCCGCCGTCACGGTCGCCACGGCTTCTTTCGCCACCATGGACGATGCTTCGGCACGTCGCGGCGGCGGCTTCCACGGCGGTGGCATGCGCCACGGCGGCGGAATGCGTCACTTCGGTGGCGGTCATCGTCACGCCTTCCATCGTGGTCATCACCACGGTCATCGTCATCATCATCACCACGGTCATCGCCATCACCACCACGGTCACCGTCACCACCACTGGGGTCACCGCCATCACTGGCACCGTCACGCCCACTGGGGTCACCGCCACTACTGGTACGGCCGCCACTATCGCCCGTACTACCGGACCTACGCTGCTCCGACCTACTACCAGGCGCCGTCCTACCAGGCTCCTTCGTATCCGGTCGCTGCTCCGGCTTGCCCGACCCCGGCTGCTTACACGCCGCCGTGCACGACCTGCGCTCCGGCTGCTGAACCGCCGCCGCCGCCGGCTCCGGCACCGGCTGCCTACCAGCCGCCGCCGTGCCCGACTTGCGCTCCGCCGGCCTACCAGGCTCCGGCTCCGGCTTACCAGCCGCCGGCCCCGGCCTATCAGCCGCCGGCCAGCTACCAGCAGCCGCAGGCTTACTATCAGCCTCGCTAAGCTGAACGACCAAAGCGAAACCCGGTCACTTGAAGTGGCCGGGTTTTTCGCATTTTGAGCTGCTTCCCATTGAGCATGCAGTCAAATTCGCAGGTCTGCCGTCGAGTTGTGCCCCTCGTAGGATGCAGCCGAATGCACTATGTTGGCGGTACATGAAGAAACCCGCCAAAACTTCCGCTGCTTCAAGCGCCAAAACGCCTGGCTCGATAGACGCGACGCTGGAACTCCTGTCCGGCGCCGACTATCTGGCCGACCGCTCGCTCGCGACCGTGCTCTTCCTCGCGCTCCGTATGGGGCGTCCACTTTTTCTTGAAGGCGAGGCAGGCGTCGGCAAAACCGAGATCGCCAAGGTGCTGAGCGAGACGCTCGGCCGCAAGTTGATCCGCCTTCAGTGTTACGAGGGGCTCGACGTCTCCGCCGCGGTCTATGAGTGGAACTATGCCGCGCAGATGATCGCCATCCGCCTCGCCGAGGCGAATGACGTGGCGGACCGCGAGAAGTTATCGAGCGATATTTTTGACGACCGCTATCTGATCAAGCGGCCACTGCTGCAGGCGCTCGAGCCGAATCCAGGCGGCGCGCCGGTGCTACTGATCGACGAACTCGACCGCACAGACGAAGCGTTCGAGGCGTTCCTTCTCGAAGTGCTCGCGGACTTTCAAGTCACGATTCCGGAAATGGGGACGATCAAGGCGGCCGAGCCGCCGATTGTCATCATCACGTCGAACCGGACGCGTGAGGTGCACGACGCATTGAAGAGACGCTGTCTGTATCACTGGGTCGGCTATCCGAGCGCCGAGCGCGAACTCGCGATCGTCCGGGCCAAAATTCCAGGCATCGGCAAAACTCTTTCGATGCAGATCGTGCACTTCGTGCAGGCGCTGCGTCGCGAAGATTTGTTCAAGGCGCCGGGCGTCGCCGAGACGCTGGATTGGGCAACCGCTTTGTCAGAACTCGACACCGTGGCTCTCGACCCTGAAACGGTCGCGGACACGCTCGGCGTGCTGTTGAAGTATCAGGACGACATCGCGCGTCTCGACGGGACAAAGGCGAAGGCCTTGCTCGACGAGGTGCGCGCGGAACTTAGGGCGGCGGAGTAACGGAGACCGTAAATGACGATCGATCCGAACCTCGCAATGCAGGCCGAGGTGCAGGCCAAGGCTCAAGAAGAACAGCAGAAGCAGGGCACCAGCGGCTTCGATGGCGCGGACGGCGTGCTCAATGGCATTGACGCTTTTGCCCGTTCCGGACGCAGCGGCAGTGCGCCTCCGCCTGCAAACCCGACTGCCGAGACAACTAGCGCCGCAACGGCAGCCGACGCGGGGCAAGCCGGTGAGGCAGCTACGAGTGCCGTAGAAACGACGACGACCGCGGCCGACGCAAGCGGCGGCGTGATGGATGCAATCAGCAGCGTCGGCGAAGCCGTCGGTGGCGTAGTCGAAGGCATTGGGAGCGCGTTGAGTTTCCTTGATGGACTCTGACGACCAGGACTTCGAAGTCAAAGAAGGTGCCGGCCGCCTGGCCGAGAACATCGTGCATTTCGCGCGCGCTTTGCGTGTCGCGGGATTGCCGGTGGGGCCGGGCGCCGTTCTCGATGCGTTGAGTGCCGTAGAGACGGCGCGCGTCGGTACCAAGGATGACTTTTACTGGACGCTGCATGCCGTGTTCGTGAAGCGCCACGAGCACACGATGATCTACGATCAGGCGTTCCGGCTCTACTTCCGCAAGCGCGGCTATCTCGAACAACTGATGGCGATGATGATGCCGCAAGTCGTCACGCCGCCGTCGGAGGAGAAGCCGAAAGCCGCTTCGCAGCGCGTGCAGGATGCGCTCTTCCAGGGCATGGAGAAGAAGGTCGAGGAAAAGCGCGAGACCGAACTCGACATGCGTTTGACGGTATCGGACCGCGAAGTGCTGCAGCGGAAAGACTTCGCGCAGATGAGCGCGGCCGAAATCGCCGAAGCGCGCGCCGCGATTGCCCGTATGACGCTGCCGCTCAACGAAGTGAAAACGCGCCGCCTGATGCCGCATCGTCACGGTCACATCATGGATGTGCGTGCCACGCTGCGCGCGAGCATGAAGTCCGGCGGCAGCTTGATCGATCTCAAATATCGCGGGCCGCGCACCAAGCTTCCGCCGATCGTCGCGCTGCTCGATATTTCGGGGTCGATGAGCCAGTACACGCGACTGTTCCTGCATTTCCTTCATGCCGTGACGGACAACCGCAAGCGCGTACATACCTTCCTGTTCGGCACGCGCCTGACGAACGTCTCGCGTCAGCTGCGCGAGCGCGACCCGGACGATGCGCTGGCGGCCTGTTCTGCCGGTGTACAGGACTGGTCCGGCGGAACGCGCATCGCGACCTCATTGCATGAGTTCAACAAGCGCTGGGCGCGCCGCGTGCTCGGGCAGGGCGCCATCGTGCTGCTGTTCACCGACGGCCTTGAGCGCGACGCCGACGATACACTCGGCTTCGAGATGGACCGGCTGCACCGCTCGTGCCGGCGGCTTGTCTGGCTCAATCCACTTTTGCGTTTCGACGGGTTCGAGGCGCGTGCGCGCGGCATCCAATCTATGCTGCCCCACGTTGATGATTTCAGATCGATCCATAACTTAGAGTCGGTGGCTTCGCTCTGCCGTGTCCTCTCAGAGGACGGTAGCAGGGCGGGCGATCCGAAAGCATGGCTGCGCAAGGCCGCGGCCTAACGACAAGAGGTGTCCCATGCTCGCGCGTGACGAAGATATCCTGAAGGCCGCCGAGGACTGGCGGCGCGACGGCAAGGGTGTTGCTCTCGCGACCGTCGTCGAGACCTGGGGCTCGGCGCCGCGTCCGGTCGGCTCCAACCTGGTCATCGACGAGGAGGGCAATTTCCTCGGCTCGGTGTCGGGCGGCTGCGTCGAAGGCGCGGTCGTGACCGAAGCGATCGACGTCATCGAGAGCGGAAAATCGAAGATGCTCGAATTCGGTGTTGCGGACGAAACGGCCTGGAAAGTTGGCCTCTCGTGCGGCGGTACCATTCGCGTGCTCGTCGAGAAAGTAGACTGACGTGGATCTGAAGATACTTTCGACGCTGAATGCCGAACGCGCGTCTCGCCGCGCCGCGATCGTTGTCACCAATCCGGATACGAGCGCGCAGCGTCTCGTTAAAGGCGAAGACGTCGGCCGCGATCCGATTGCGGATGTTCTGCGCGCGCGTCTCCGCTCCGGCAAAAGCGGCATGGAGGAGACACCGGAAGGCCGCGTGTTCCTCACCGTCTACGTTCCGCCGCCGCGCCTTGTTGCCATTGGCGCCGTGCACATCAGCCAAGCGCTGGCGCCCATGGCCAAGATGCTGGGTTATGACGTTACCGTCGTTGACCCGCGCACCGCGTTCGCGACCTCCGAGCGTTTTCCCGATGTCCCCGTGATCGCCGAATGGCCGGACGTCGCACTGCCACCGCTCGGCATCGATCGTTACACCGCTTTCGTCGCGCTGACGCACGACCCGAAGATCGACGATCCGGCGCTGCTGCACGCCTTCGCGAAGGAGTGCTTCTACATCGGCGCACTCGGCTCGCGGAAGACGCATGGGCGGCGTCTCGAGAGGCTGAAGGGGCAGGGCGCGAGCGACGATGATCTCGCGCGCATTCATGCGCCGATCGGGCTTAACATCGGCGCGATCTCGCCGCCGGAAATTGCCGTGTCGATCATGGCGGAAATTACAGGTGCACTGCGTCAGGAACGCGTTGCCGCCCGCCAGGAGAAAGTCGCGTGAAGTTTGGTCCCGTTGCGTTAAAGGATGCGCTCGGCGCGATGGCGGTGCACACCATCCGCGCGCCTGGGATCGTACTGAAGAAAGGCACCATCATCGGACCTGACGAGATCGCGGCGCTCGGCATCGCGGGCATCGGCGAAGTCGTTGTCGCACGCATGGAAGACACTGACATCGGCGAGGATGTCGCCGCGGCCGAAGTCGCATCCGCGGTTGCGGGCGATCACGTCCGCGTCGAACGCGCGTTCACGGGTCGCAGCAATCTGTACGCAGAAGCACCTGGTGTTCTGGTCGTCGACGAAGCCGCGATCACCGCGCTCAATCGAATCGACGAGTCGATCACGCTCGCGACCCTGCAGGCGAACAAGCCCGTCGTACCGGGCGAAATGATCGCGACCGTTAAAATCATTCCGTTCGCGGTGCCCGCGGCATCGCGCGATGCCGCCATCGCGGCCGCACAGACGGCAGCACCACTGCTGCGCGTCGCGCCGTATCGCGTCCGCAAGGTCGGCGTGATTTCGACGTTGCTGCCCGGTCTCGCGCCGAAGGTGATCGAAAAGACGCTGCACGTGACCGCGGAGCGTCTCGCGCCAGCCGACGCTCATATTGTCGCTGAGAAGCGGGTGCCGCACGAAGAGAGGGCGTTGCGGACGGCGATTGATGAAGTGATCGCCAAGGGTGCCGAGTTGGTCCTGATCTTCGGCGCCTCCGCCATCGCCGACCGCCGCGACGTCATCCCAT contains:
- a CDS encoding FAD binding domain-containing protein; translated protein: MYPFKVQRPTTVRQAAGALAKVEDAKLLAGGHSLIPVLKLRLNSPSVLVDLSQIPDLAGIELKGRNIVIGAMTRHKDVANSKLVLENLPALAFVPGAIGDPHVRNRGTIGGSVANNDPNADYPAACLGLGATIITNKRKIKADEFFTGMFETALEPGEIITKISFPIAKKAGYEKFKHPASGFALVGVFVAKMPSEVRVAVTGAGANGVFRVPEFEAALKSRFNPKALEGLAVSPDGMSSDIHAGAEYRAHLVGVMARRATQKALGK
- a CDS encoding AAA family ATPase: MKKPAKTSAASSAKTPGSIDATLELLSGADYLADRSLATVLFLALRMGRPLFLEGEAGVGKTEIAKVLSETLGRKLIRLQCYEGLDVSAAVYEWNYAAQMIAIRLAEANDVADREKLSSDIFDDRYLIKRPLLQALEPNPGGAPVLLIDELDRTDEAFEAFLLEVLADFQVTIPEMGTIKAAEPPIVIITSNRTREVHDALKRRCLYHWVGYPSAERELAIVRAKIPGIGKTLSMQIVHFVQALRREDLFKAPGVAETLDWATALSELDTVALDPETVADTLGVLLKYQDDIARLDGTKAKALLDEVRAELRAAE
- a CDS encoding vWA domain-containing protein, yielding MDSDDQDFEVKEGAGRLAENIVHFARALRVAGLPVGPGAVLDALSAVETARVGTKDDFYWTLHAVFVKRHEHTMIYDQAFRLYFRKRGYLEQLMAMMMPQVVTPPSEEKPKAASQRVQDALFQGMEKKVEEKRETELDMRLTVSDREVLQRKDFAQMSAAEIAEARAAIARMTLPLNEVKTRRLMPHRHGHIMDVRATLRASMKSGGSLIDLKYRGPRTKLPPIVALLDISGSMSQYTRLFLHFLHAVTDNRKRVHTFLFGTRLTNVSRQLRERDPDDALAACSAGVQDWSGGTRIATSLHEFNKRWARRVLGQGAIVLLFTDGLERDADDTLGFEMDRLHRSCRRLVWLNPLLRFDGFEARARGIQSMLPHVDDFRSIHNLESVASLCRVLSEDGSRAGDPKAWLRKAAA
- a CDS encoding XdhC family protein, giving the protein MLARDEDILKAAEDWRRDGKGVALATVVETWGSAPRPVGSNLVIDEEGNFLGSVSGGCVEGAVVTEAIDVIESGKSKMLEFGVADETAWKVGLSCGGTIRVLVEKVD
- a CDS encoding XdhC family protein: MDLKILSTLNAERASRRAAIVVTNPDTSAQRLVKGEDVGRDPIADVLRARLRSGKSGMEETPEGRVFLTVYVPPPRLVAIGAVHISQALAPMAKMLGYDVTVVDPRTAFATSERFPDVPVIAEWPDVALPPLGIDRYTAFVALTHDPKIDDPALLHAFAKECFYIGALGSRKTHGRRLERLKGQGASDDDLARIHAPIGLNIGAISPPEIAVSIMAEITGALRQERVAARQEKVA